The sequence below is a genomic window from Dyadobacter chenwenxiniae.
TATGAGTTGCAGTGATTTGCCAGCTATAATCGCGTTCCTTAGCCAGTGCAAGCTCATTGGCTTCTGCCTCATCACTGGTCGCTTCGACAGGAACATCCTGCACAGGCACTTTGCCTGTCAAATCCGTTACCCTCAGAACATAACCAGCCGCCCCAGGTGTCGCCTGCCACTCAAAGACGCTTTTCCAGGCGGTGAGCTTATCATGTTCCAGCGGAGCGATTGGTTTAGTAGTAATTGGAGCAACTGTTACTTGTAAGATGGGGCTCCAATTGTTTACCATCATTTCAAGGGCACGACATTCCAGATTCCCGCCCAATGAGCTCGCACAACCTGGCCCGCCAGCGGCATAAAGCCTGCTTCGAACATAAAAGATCCCTTCTTCTAAAAAGAATTTGGCTGTGTTTGTGCGCTTACCCGGGTCTTTTTCATCGATGTAAGGAAGCAGCACCTCGGTTGTATGCTGAAAGGCACGGTAAACCGGTGACACCAGATCGTTGAATGCTACATCTTTCGAAACTTCGAACAGGCGATATGCAATTTTGTCGGGGAAGTATTCGTCAGAACGGAATTGTGCATTAAATGGATCCACAATTTTAACTTCGTTACCATCAGCATCAACGGCCCATAATTTAGGTTGGGGAAGAAATTCTTTGCCAATCACACAGGTAAGTGCGTCATTACATTTCTTCCATGTTCCTGATGTTTCTTTATAACCGTGAAATAAAATTGAAGATTGGATGGCGGCTACCACATCGTCGAAAGTTGGGTTCGAGGGAAGGAAATATTGAAAGGCAGCAAACATGATCTTTTCCGGAACACCCTCTTCAAGCCCGGTAAAAAAGCGAGTTTGCCCATTTTCATTAGTAAAGCCGGTAAGCGGGGTTCCCTTGGAGATCAAATAATAAAATTGTGTCCAGACTCCTGCCATTTCATCTGGATTCGCAACGTCCCAACCCTTTCCATTGTAAAAATTTAATTGCCCTTTTGATTTTGGGTTAAAGAAACTGCGTAAGTAATTGCCGTCTCCGAAAAGATCTGACCCGATAGTCCATAGTGCTTCATCACCTTTGGATAATCGATATTCATTGCTGATCTCTAAGCCGAAAATATCCATTAAAGCTTTGCGAATAGCTATTGATTCTTTTGATTCGGGCAGTTGAACACTTTTCACCGTGTTATAAATCCCGGCGAAGTAATTTCCTGCAATCTGATCCAAGGTCATTTTAGCGGGATCTGAATCAGATTTGATTTGAGCAAGATATGCTCCTGGGATAAAGTTAGGACTCGGAGAGCCTATAAGGTGTTCAATAAATTTACTTGTGCCCTTAAGCCCTATAAAATTAAACTTTTTAGCAAAATGGTCCACGCTTGCTCTTATACCATGACTGAGACTGACAATCGATTTAGACAGCGATACATTATTATCAATAGTATAAATACCATCGTTATCTAGATCAATTGCATAATAGGGAGCATCGGGACTTATTGGGTTAAAAACTTCCGTAAGTATTAAAACATCAACATCCTGACAATCCGCAATCCAATGAACTTGTTTACCCTGGGGGTCATTGTCAAGACTTGCAACTTGTACGCTAATTGGAACCAGGCCATTCCAACCTTGCGCAAGCGTATTTGGCCCTACAACGCAATCCGAATTATCGAAACCCCATCCGTCACCAATCCCGGCTGCCTTAAAGGCATTTTGAATTTGTTGGTAAACGTGCGAACCATCCGCATATCCCATTTCCTCTGCCATCTCAAGCATTGCGACGCGAACATCAGGGAATGTTGACGACCATGAAAGTTTTTCTGTAAAAGTCCGGAAAAAGAGTTTTAGCGACAGTTCATAAGTTGCCGCTGGATTATTAGGAATAAGTGGTAATACGATGAAAGTCCCTTTCGCCGGGTTTTGATCAATGTAACCTGTTTCACCAACATTCATGCGAAAAAATATCTTATTAAGAACCATCCCATTAGCGTGGGGGTCATAACCAACGTCACCTGGTTTTTTCCAAAACAGGCCCTTATAGCATTCAGGCATTGACCAAAGATGCGGTGAGTTTGTAAAATTCCTCTCGCTGTCCAGTCCTTGCTCTTGTATAATAAAGCTCCAATCCGGATTTGCAAAACCTGCACCCGGGTCATTCAGTACTGCGGAATAATTCTTTAAGGCGCCCCCAATAACGTCTGCAAATCCTTCGCCCAAAGAATAACTTTCTTCATTACCCTGACCGTTGCCCCATGCCCAAAGCCAAATAAGGTGCGTGGATTCATGCCCTATTACGTCCCTGCTTAGCTGCGGATTAGTAAGCCCTTGTCCAACATTGTATGCTACAATTGGTGGGCTAACCTGCGCCACCGCCGAGGGATAAACAGTGGAAACTATGTTTGTAACAGTCTGTAGGCCGTCTTTATCAGCACCTTTCCATCCAAACAAATTATATGTCATTCGGTTGAACTCCTGCGTATGCGCTAATACACTAATTCCGAACAGAGTCGGATGAGGATGTGTAAAATTGCCGGATAGTGTGTTTAAATGCAGCATTGTGTTGAATGGCCCGTTTTGACCTGGTGCACTCACTGGCGACGCGAACGGATAAATTACCTTATCAATGCCATTATCGGGATCTATTCCCTCGCCAACTACCTCCACATTGCCATACAATCCCAGTGCCTCATTTTTGAAGGAACACAATGCTACTGAGGTAGAGGCCGGATCATTTGGATCTCTGAGATACTTGGTCGCGTAAAGGGGAACGTTGCCATGATAGTTGGTCTTCCCGGACGGAATCTTATATGGCTCGGCAGCATACATTGTTCCAAAAGGGCCAGCCTTTTCCTTAGGAAGATAGTAGGGCTGCGCATAGCTAACGCAATGAGAGACAACCAATAATGCCAACATTGCAAGACATTTGCGCAAGAAGGCATTCATCGCGCTCTTTTTGCGCGCGGAATTATAGAGTTTCGACATAGAGTTGGGTTAAACAGCGCAAAAAATGACTTATGTTATCCTTGATTGGAGCAAAGGATAGCATAAGTCATTTTACGGAAAGAATAGATTGAGCCTGCGGTTTGTATGAGCTATTCTAAGGAAAACACATCTGAACTTACACTTGTTGCTAATCTTTTGTGAGCGGAGGCAAGAGATCCAACGGCCGTACCTGCGTAGGAAAAGCAATATTAT
It includes:
- a CDS encoding M4 family metallopeptidase is translated as MSKLYNSARKKSAMNAFLRKCLAMLALLVVSHCVSYAQPYYLPKEKAGPFGTMYAAEPYKIPSGKTNYHGNVPLYATKYLRDPNDPASTSVALCSFKNEALGLYGNVEVVGEGIDPDNGIDKVIYPFASPVSAPGQNGPFNTMLHLNTLSGNFTHPHPTLFGISVLAHTQEFNRMTYNLFGWKGADKDGLQTVTNIVSTVYPSAVAQVSPPIVAYNVGQGLTNPQLSRDVIGHESTHLIWLWAWGNGQGNEESYSLGEGFADVIGGALKNYSAVLNDPGAGFANPDWSFIIQEQGLDSERNFTNSPHLWSMPECYKGLFWKKPGDVGYDPHANGMVLNKIFFRMNVGETGYIDQNPAKGTFIVLPLIPNNPAATYELSLKLFFRTFTEKLSWSSTFPDVRVAMLEMAEEMGYADGSHVYQQIQNAFKAAGIGDGWGFDNSDCVVGPNTLAQGWNGLVPISVQVASLDNDPQGKQVHWIADCQDVDVLILTEVFNPISPDAPYYAIDLDNDGIYTIDNNVSLSKSIVSLSHGIRASVDHFAKKFNFIGLKGTSKFIEHLIGSPSPNFIPGAYLAQIKSDSDPAKMTLDQIAGNYFAGIYNTVKSVQLPESKESIAIRKALMDIFGLEISNEYRLSKGDEALWTIGSDLFGDGNYLRSFFNPKSKGQLNFYNGKGWDVANPDEMAGVWTQFYYLISKGTPLTGFTNENGQTRFFTGLEEGVPEKIMFAAFQYFLPSNPTFDDVVAAIQSSILFHGYKETSGTWKKCNDALTCVIGKEFLPQPKLWAVDADGNEVKIVDPFNAQFRSDEYFPDKIAYRLFEVSKDVAFNDLVSPVYRAFQHTTEVLLPYIDEKDPGKRTNTAKFFLEEGIFYVRSRLYAAGGPGCASSLGGNLECRALEMMVNNWSPILQVTVAPITTKPIAPLEHDKLTAWKSVFEWQATPGAAGYVLRVTDLTGKVPVQDVPVEATSDEAEANELALAKERDYSWQITATHKLGSEEGVTWDKGLKKFVQTGLTDIDIFGTWTDPMSFQTDLPESPLLVPPAPANGEHVPPFGQDILLSADEAPGASGYRYHIQDKKDDRELPEVLYDHEDLKLPDISDGKVYTWAFEPYKEATPPFITEKEFGKKYFSTFVVDYSLIPAPALLSPINDAVFNYGISTPKEVFAWSPIAGAAEYDYSVEFVEDPIEDDTNGSTSELSVLRDVGDVPSKIKGGFRWKVRAKAKDEKGEWIVGPYSPFSFYWIRPAKTNLKYPSDGAQTVDNHKAEFSWYEQWAPAGHLFRLWQDNVIVFEKEVFGNSITITNLEVNTDYTWDAPAMTKTPTATHFPETYTFAHFRTGNAPDEKKNGKEIKEYDPDVDEAEPGDLNDPNDPDQGSGDVFYPQLGFTVDVKDGEFADTYSYSYKVTVTSDKGYSREWNCAVNGLGVVFIPEDLFQTKVNGDLPEDTALYHFHLEITDLYGKDDSYAASPTYDFALLLYDALPAVQGKKMPLLDLIPQSGVFGGRWVGCSIDFDFEYIFSTKKPKP